From the genome of Scytonema hofmannii PCC 7110, one region includes:
- a CDS encoding filamentous hemagglutinin N-terminal domain-containing protein, with translation MKTKPWLSCWQLRFVGLLTLIGINIFANKALAQSTPSNIQADDTLGTESSQIIQNFQGQPREVITGGATRGINLFHSFQEFNVSEGREAYFFSPSADIQNILARVTGGNRSEILGTLGTNGNSQPNLFLINPNGIIFGGNARLDVPGAFVGTTANGVQFGDRGLFSATNTQAPALLTVNPSALFFNQMNRGEIINRSRQISTPGSFYLIGGNITFDGGIAASLGNRLELGAVALTGTVELIGSGNQMQLAFREGVPKADIVLQNNALAFTTGGGAISINTGNLSLFGNSIIGSFLAAGEGQPGVAGGDVVVNATGNVTLDDRSSIANQGLENSLGDTGNITVNAQSIRLTNQSQISSPSPRSRGNINLNAKDNVSLDNSVISTNGILNPIGKSGNLTIAARNINLSNRSIIDSGNIGQGQSGKIDLKAQETISMTSRSTISSGSTAFGFGQVNNLPSGDIEIKTRNLTLDGNNTSINSSNLDEGRGGNVRIIADDSIALNELASISSTSTGQGDAGNIELQTRSLTLANGGSIGTQSSGRGSSGNLLINASDSVNLSGITTFIDPQTGETITTGSRLATSTFGTGNSGQLTINTQRLSVNDGGEITTSTEFGRAGNLTINAKDSVEVVGQTPSSGNTRSTISTSTFGSGDAGSLSIITGRLSIRDGGSITTLTSGTGKGGNLTVDAKDSVEVVGRSPSLPNGLSNISTSTFGFGNAGDMRINTNHFSVRDGARVTTSTFSRGKGGNLTVNADLSVELIGTSSDGLFFSGLGAAAESGSIGDAGDLTITTQDLLVRDGAQINTGTSGEGKGGNLTINTSNKVQLTGTSSDGRFVSGLGTSSNQDSTGDAGNLTITTQDLIIQNGALVTSATSGAGKGGNLTVNASGSVEVMSASRLSASTNQGLTGNAGDLTINTQNLLVRDGGQVDAVTFGARNGGNLIINASKKVEVIGKSADGQTTSILSTSALRGSTGDAGSLKITTQDLLVRDGAQIDASTNGRGKGGNLTVNASNKVQLIGTSADGRVISGLATSAQAGLTGDAGSLTINTQDLLVRDGARIFTGTFGTGRAGNLTVNASNKVELVGTSADGFPGGLIASAERGSTGNAGSLKVDTKNLIVRDGAQVLASTFSSGRGGNLTVNASESVQLIGQSVNSNFLSGLFASSEKGATGDAGNLNVNTQRLLARDGAQVIASTFSSGQAGDLTLNASQSVQLIGQSARGGFSSGLFVSAEPDSTGDAGDLKVNTRQLLVSDRAGIFVNSQGTGNAGIMTINANTIRLDNNASLNANTRSPNKDPNREQATINLNSRNLVLRRNSNITTNASGENVVGGNINIDTDFLIAIENSDISANSTDFRGGNVRIKTQSIFGTQFRDALTSLSDITATGATRELSGNVEITPPDVDLTSGLVELPINLVDASNQIYTACTPGTRQFQNTFISTGRGGLPLNPIEPLQDATTIAQWVRLRSPLNAQTTQSPLITDYNVRSSNRQRQSQTQRENSANTAPQSTDILSTTKVTVATQIVEASSWVVDRNGNIELLAQTPSVTAHSSWFPSASCPVSQ, from the coding sequence ATGAAAACAAAACCCTGGCTGAGTTGTTGGCAATTACGATTTGTAGGACTTTTGACATTAATAGGGATAAATATCTTTGCTAACAAAGCCTTGGCTCAGAGTACTCCCAGTAATATCCAAGCCGATGATACCCTTGGAACTGAATCATCTCAAATCATACAAAATTTTCAGGGACAACCAAGAGAAGTCATTACTGGTGGTGCAACTCGCGGAATTAACTTATTTCATAGTTTTCAAGAATTTAACGTCAGTGAAGGAAGAGAAGCTTATTTTTTCAGTCCTAGCGCAGATATCCAAAATATTCTGGCACGAGTCACAGGTGGAAACCGCTCGGAGATTTTGGGTACGCTGGGTACTAATGGCAACTCCCAACCCAATTTATTTCTAATCAATCCCAATGGCATTATATTTGGGGGAAATGCCAGATTAGATGTGCCAGGTGCTTTTGTAGGGACGACTGCAAATGGAGTCCAATTTGGAGATCGAGGATTATTCAGTGCGACAAATACCCAAGCACCAGCTTTGTTAACAGTGAATCCCAGTGCATTGTTTTTTAATCAAATGAATCGCGGTGAAATAATTAACCGGAGTCGTCAAATTTCAACACCAGGAAGTTTTTACTTAATAGGGGGAAATATTACGTTCGATGGTGGTATTGCAGCTTCGCTAGGAAATCGTTTGGAATTGGGTGCAGTTGCTCTAACAGGAACTGTTGAGTTGATTGGTAGCGGTAATCAAATGCAGTTAGCCTTCAGAGAAGGTGTACCAAAGGCAGATATAGTCCTGCAAAATAACGCCCTTGCCTTCACAACTGGAGGAGGTGCAATATCAATCAATACTGGTAACTTAAGCCTTTTTGGAAATAGTATTATTGGTTCATTTCTTGCAGCAGGGGAAGGTCAACCAGGTGTAGCTGGGGGAGATGTCGTAGTTAATGCAACTGGCAATGTTACACTAGACGATCGTAGTAGCATTGCTAATCAAGGTTTAGAAAATTCTTTAGGCGATACCGGAAATATTACAGTTAACGCCCAGTCAATTCGTCTCACAAATCAAAGCCAAATTAGTAGTCCTAGTCCAAGAAGCCGGGGAAATATTAATTTAAATGCTAAGGATAATGTCAGCCTTGATAATAGTGTGATTAGTACCAATGGAATCTTGAATCCGATAGGGAAATCAGGCAACCTGACAATCGCTGCTCGAAATATTAATTTAAGTAACCGATCCATAATTGATTCTGGCAATATTGGACAAGGACAAAGTGGAAAGATCGACTTAAAAGCTCAAGAAACTATTTCGATGACTAGTAGAAGTACTATTTCAAGTGGTTCTACTGCATTTGGTTTTGGTCAAGTTAATAATCTGCCTAGCGGTGATATTGAAATCAAAACAAGAAACCTCACGCTCGATGGTAATAATACTTCCATCAATTCTTCAAATCTTGATGAGGGAAGGGGTGGAAATGTTCGTATTATCGCTGATGATTCAATTGCATTAAATGAACTTGCATCAATTTCATCTACCAGCACTGGTCAAGGCGATGCAGGAAATATCGAACTTCAAACGCGATCGCTAACGCTTGCTAACGGAGGAAGTATTGGTACGCAATCATCAGGACGTGGTAGTAGTGGAAATTTATTAATTAATGCTTCTGACTCTGTTAATTTGAGCGGTATAACAACATTTATCGATCCACAAACTGGAGAGACAATCACTACAGGAAGTAGACTAGCAACCAGTACTTTTGGTACTGGAAATAGCGGACAATTAACTATTAATACACAACGATTAAGCGTTAACGATGGTGGAGAGATTACTACGAGTACTGAGTTTGGTCGCGCAGGAAATTTAACCATAAACGCTAAAGATTCAGTAGAGGTTGTAGGTCAAACTCCTAGCTCAGGAAATACTCGTAGTACTATTTCTACTAGTACTTTTGGGTCTGGAGATGCCGGAAGTCTCAGCATAATTACAGGTCGTTTAAGTATTCGTGATGGTGGATCTATCACAACTTTGACATCTGGTACGGGCAAAGGAGGAAATTTAACTGTAGATGCCAAAGACTCAGTAGAGGTTGTAGGGAGATCGCCTAGCTTACCTAATGGTCTAAGCAATATCTCCACTAGTACTTTCGGCTTTGGAAATGCAGGAGATATGAGGATTAACACAAACCATTTCAGCGTTCGAGATGGAGCACGAGTCACGACTTCCACCTTTAGTAGAGGTAAGGGAGGTAATTTGACTGTTAACGCTGACCTTAGTGTAGAACTCATTGGTACATCTAGTGACGGTCTTTTTTTTAGTGGTTTGGGTGCGGCGGCTGAATCAGGCTCAATTGGCGATGCGGGAGATTTAACGATTACCACTCAAGATTTACTCGTGCGAGATGGAGCACAGATTAATACGGGTACATCTGGTGAGGGTAAGGGAGGAAATTTAACTATCAATACCTCTAATAAAGTACAACTCACTGGTACGTCTTCTGACGGTCGTTTTGTCAGTGGTTTGGGTACTTCTAGTAACCAAGATTCAACTGGTGATGCAGGAAATTTGACAATTACCACCCAAGATTTAATTATCCAAAATGGGGCATTAGTTACAAGTGCTACATCTGGTGCAGGTAAAGGAGGAAATTTGACAGTCAATGCGAGTGGTAGCGTGGAAGTCATGAGTGCTAGCAGGTTGAGTGCATCCACAAATCAAGGCTTAACAGGAAACGCGGGAGACTTAACGATTAATACCCAGAACTTACTTGTGCGCGATGGTGGACAAGTGGATGCAGTTACATTCGGCGCACGTAACGGAGGAAATTTAATTATAAATGCTTCTAAGAAGGTGGAAGTTATTGGTAAGTCAGCAGATGGTCAAACTACCAGCATCTTAAGTACTTCTGCGTTAAGAGGTTCAACTGGAGACGCAGGAAGTTTGAAAATTACTACTCAAGATTTACTTGTGCGAGATGGGGCACAAATTGACGCTAGCACAAATGGTAGAGGCAAAGGGGGTAATTTAACTGTAAACGCCTCAAACAAGGTACAGTTGATTGGCACTTCTGCTGATGGTCGTGTTATCAGTGGTTTGGCCACGTCTGCTCAAGCAGGTTTAACTGGAGATGCAGGAAGTTTAACGATTAATACCCAAGATTTACTTGTACGAGATGGAGCACGGATATTTACTGGAACATTTGGTACAGGTAGGGCGGGAAATTTAACAGTCAATGCCTCTAATAAGGTTGAACTGGTTGGCACATCTGCTGATGGTTTTCCTGGTGGTTTAATTGCATCTGCTGAAAGAGGCTCAACCGGAAATGCAGGAAGTTTAAAGGTTGATACAAAAAATTTAATAGTAAGGGATGGGGCGCAGGTTTTAGCAAGCACGTTTAGTTCTGGACGAGGTGGAAATTTAACTGTAAATGCTTCAGAAAGCGTGCAACTTATCGGTCAGTCAGTGAATAGCAATTTTCTCAGTGGCTTATTTGCCTCTTCTGAAAAAGGTGCAACTGGAGATGCGGGCAATTTAAATGTTAATACTCAACGTTTACTTGCGCGAGATGGGGCGCAAGTCATAGCTTCTACGTTTAGTTCGGGACAGGCGGGAGATTTAACTTTAAATGCTTCACAAAGCGTGCAACTGATTGGTCAATCAGCTCGTGGTGGGTTTTCCAGTGGTTTATTTGTTTCTGCTGAACCAGACTCAACCGGGGATGCAGGAGATTTGAAGGTTAATACCCGTCAATTACTTGTAAGCGATCGCGCTGGGATATTTGTCAATAGTCAGGGAACAGGGAACGCAGGTATTATGACCATCAACGCTAATACTATCCGCCTAGACAACAACGCCTCACTCAACGCCAACACTCGCAGCCCCAACAAAGATCCTAATAGAGAACAAGCAACCATCAACCTCAACTCTCGAAACCTAGTTCTTCGTCGCAACAGCAACATCACCACCAATGCAAGTGGCGAAAATGTCGTTGGTGGTAATATCAATATTGACACCGATTTCTTGATTGCGATCGAAAACAGTGATATCAGTGCCAACTCAACTGACTTCCGGGGTGGAAATGTAAGAATCAAAACTCAAAGCATCTTTGGGACGCAGTTCCGCGATGCACTCACCTCTTTGAGTGACATCACAGCTACAGGCGCAACGCGAGAGTTAAGTGGGAATGTAGAAATCACTCCACCGGATGTGGATCTTACCAGTGGATTAGTCGAACTCCCAATTAATCTGGTTGATGCCTCCAATCAAATTTACACTGCTTGCACTCCAGGAACTCGACAATTCCAGAATACTTTTATTTCCACAGGACGTGGTGGATTGCCGCTTAATCCTATTGAACCACTTCAAGATGCAACTACTATTGCACAATGGGTGAGATTGCGATCGCCCCTCAACGCCCAAACCACTCAAAGTCCCTTGATTACAGATTATAATGTGCGATCGTCCAACAGACAACGGCAAAGTCAAACGCAAAGAGAAAACTCAGCCAACACCGCACCTCAATCAACAGATATTTTAAGCACTACCAAAGTTACAGTAGCAACTCAAATTGTGGAAGCTTCAAGCTGGGTAGTTGATCGCAATGGTAACATCGAACTCCTGGCACAAACTCCTAGTGTCACCGCTCACAGCTCTTGGTTTCCATCTGCTTCTTGTCCCGTGTCTCAATAA
- a CDS encoding S1 RNA-binding domain-containing protein — MNTETWEKIKSEYKLGQFVQGKVEHHTPFGVFVDIGESKVRGLIKIPDFLDEGEMIEEMYPAIGASIGAIVVGYNESNRSQVYLNAKPSVLHKALVPISHRL; from the coding sequence ATGAACACTGAAACTTGGGAAAAAATCAAGTCGGAGTACAAGCTAGGTCAATTTGTACAAGGTAAAGTTGAGCATCACACACCTTTTGGTGTTTTTGTCGATATTGGTGAGTCAAAAGTAAGAGGTTTAATTAAAATCCCCGACTTTTTAGATGAAGGAGAGATGATAGAAGAAATGTATCCCGCGATTGGTGCTTCAATTGGGGCGATTGTTGTTGGATACAACGAAAGCAATCGGAGTCAAGTTTATTTGAATGCTAAACCCAGTGTTTTACACAAGGCTCTTGTACCTATTTCTCACCGACTTTGA
- a CDS encoding sigma-70 family RNA polymerase sigma factor, translated as MRPRQDITEMFSTFVQLEKDKFGKWLSDRKLRRSIQNCLNSSPEVTNSENFWALYWHKHWQTQSHHLAKMHLVAYLQEPCYWTASKTVAKFTNSQHSLADYFQMANAEIETILKDFKAEKCSSLKAYAIMAMPSRLRDILRQRQEADLCTNWALLRKVSKKLLLEALSEAGLSLAAIAQYRLAWACFKELYVQKQPSGVDKLPEPTRQLWEAITDLYNRERFNQLTQSTKQCTSETIEKWLTQTALYVRAYLFPPVKSLNTFKQDDDTTITFDVPDPSSDSSIVDMIAEEDMATRQNQISQMFAELLNSLHSLDVKSQQVLKLYYQQGLTQQQIVQELQMSQPTISRKLVKGRESLLAALVKWSQSTLNIPVNSNQIKDMSILLEEWLRNQYGEHNMNHTR; from the coding sequence ATGCGTCCTCGACAAGACATTACCGAGATGTTCTCAACATTCGTGCAGCTGGAAAAAGACAAATTTGGCAAATGGTTGAGCGATCGCAAACTGCGTCGAAGTATCCAAAATTGCTTGAACTCTTCACCAGAAGTCACTAACTCAGAGAATTTTTGGGCACTTTATTGGCACAAGCACTGGCAAACTCAGTCCCATCACCTAGCCAAAATGCATTTGGTGGCTTATTTGCAAGAACCATGTTATTGGACGGCTTCAAAAACAGTTGCCAAATTTACAAATAGCCAACACAGCTTAGCTGATTACTTCCAAATGGCGAATGCAGAAATCGAAACAATTCTCAAAGACTTCAAGGCAGAAAAATGCTCTAGCTTAAAAGCCTACGCTATTATGGCGATGCCCAGTCGGTTAAGAGATATTTTACGCCAACGCCAGGAAGCCGATCTTTGCACCAACTGGGCATTATTACGCAAAGTCAGTAAAAAGCTGCTTCTCGAAGCTCTAAGTGAAGCTGGATTATCACTTGCCGCAATTGCTCAATATCGTCTAGCCTGGGCTTGTTTCAAAGAACTGTACGTCCAGAAGCAACCGTCCGGGGTTGATAAGCTACCGGAACCAACTCGCCAACTTTGGGAAGCTATTACCGACCTTTACAACCGCGAACGCTTCAATCAACTCACTCAATCTACCAAACAATGCACAAGCGAGACAATTGAAAAGTGGTTAACTCAGACTGCTCTCTACGTGCGTGCTTATCTGTTTCCACCTGTTAAATCTCTAAATACTTTCAAGCAAGATGATGACACAACAATAACGTTTGATGTGCCTGACCCATCCTCCGATTCATCTATAGTTGATATGATAGCCGAAGAGGATATGGCAACCCGACAAAACCAAATTTCTCAGATGTTTGCTGAATTGTTAAATTCTTTACACAGCTTAGATGTAAAATCCCAACAAGTACTCAAGCTTTACTACCAACAGGGACTCACTCAGCAACAGATTGTGCAGGAATTACAGATGAGTCAGCCCACAATATCTCGCAAACTGGTTAAAGGTAGAGAATCATTGCTAGCAGCATTAGTGAAGTGGAGCCAGTCAACTTTGAATATTCCTGTTAATTCCAACCAAATTAAAGATATGAGTATTCTTTTAGAAGAGTGGTTGAGAAATCAATATGGTGAACATAACATGAATCATACAAGGTAG
- a CDS encoding M10 family metallopeptidase C-terminal domain-containing protein has translation MATFSIVDYLTDKGIPFTIKYPAPNLPTQGNSVTWSSLNANSSISDIIGAVKLLDNNSVYTRGFVSSSSDGTSFTRQFVVGDSQDNILQAGSGKDVLIGRGGHDTLTGGTGADSFVFLSSNDGIDTITDFDVLEDKIVVSASGFVGLTPPTLAQEILLTSGQLSLGSSATTSDVRFIYNSTNGILAYDADGIGLQAQVAIARLSSNLNFTHQNIQVVA, from the coding sequence ATGGCTACTTTTTCTATAGTTGATTACTTGACAGATAAGGGGATTCCCTTTACTATAAAATATCCAGCACCTAACCTTCCAACGCAAGGAAATTCAGTAACTTGGTCTTCTCTCAATGCTAACAGCAGTATTTCTGACATTATTGGTGCTGTTAAACTATTAGATAATAATTCTGTCTATACTAGAGGATTTGTTAGCTCTTCCTCAGACGGTACAAGCTTTACAAGGCAATTTGTTGTTGGTGATTCTCAAGATAACATCTTGCAAGCAGGTAGCGGTAAGGATGTGCTGATTGGTCGTGGTGGTCATGATACTCTTACTGGCGGAACTGGAGCAGACAGTTTTGTTTTTCTATCTTCAAATGATGGCATTGACACGATTACTGATTTTGATGTTCTTGAGGACAAGATTGTCGTGTCTGCTTCAGGCTTTGTAGGACTTACACCACCGACCTTAGCTCAAGAAATCTTACTAACTTCAGGACAGTTGAGCTTGGGTAGCAGTGCTACTACCAGTGATGTACGCTTCATATACAACTCTACTAATGGAATCCTAGCTTATGACGCAGATGGTATAGGTTTACAAGCGCAAGTCGCGATCGCACGACTATCATCTAATTTAAATTTCACCCACCAAAACATACAGGTAGTAGCTTAA
- a CDS encoding DUF1822 family protein, with the protein MACAFADPREWLLKISPKVQAQSRQQSQVYATPSSRWCAYINQICLHAFLDWISTESFAEVNVWYSYPGSNTAFWEFVNGTAILLEGKQVVLIPSEAIDDSELEVPQEWVDIPSWAADYYLAVQVKPDGEWVRIWAYTTHTELKSLADYDPVDRTYCMDARHLTQDLNAFSLSYQFCRGEETKAPTDPLPQLSTEQADNLLQRLDTDSVTFPRLSVPFTTWGALLENEQWRQRLCQQRQQTQSSQVQVNLSRWLEGVYDTAWETIETLLKLNSNALAFNFRSSSGIGVARVKRAKLIDLGIEIESQKVVLLVALIPENNQQVSIRVQLHPVSEKFYLPDNIKIALLLESGEIIQEIQAREQDNYVQLKLFSGEVGECFSIQVTLNNYQITENFVI; encoded by the coding sequence ATGGCGTGCGCGTTTGCAGATCCCAGAGAATGGTTGTTAAAAATATCACCAAAAGTTCAGGCGCAATCCCGGCAGCAGAGCCAGGTTTATGCCACGCCTAGCAGTCGTTGGTGCGCTTACATAAATCAAATTTGCCTCCATGCCTTTTTGGATTGGATTTCTACTGAATCCTTTGCTGAGGTGAATGTTTGGTACAGTTACCCCGGTAGTAACACAGCTTTTTGGGAATTTGTTAATGGCACAGCAATTTTGTTAGAAGGGAAGCAAGTCGTGTTGATTCCCAGTGAAGCAATTGATGATAGCGAGTTAGAAGTTCCTCAGGAATGGGTAGATATTCCCAGTTGGGCAGCAGACTATTATTTAGCAGTGCAAGTCAAACCAGATGGCGAGTGGGTACGAATTTGGGCTTACACAACTCATACCGAACTAAAATCTCTTGCTGACTATGACCCGGTAGATAGAACTTATTGTATGGACGCACGGCATTTGACGCAAGACCTCAATGCTTTCTCTTTGAGCTACCAATTTTGTAGGGGAGAAGAGACAAAAGCACCAACAGATCCTTTACCACAATTATCAACCGAACAAGCAGACAATCTTTTGCAAAGATTAGACACTGATTCAGTGACATTTCCCAGACTATCAGTGCCATTTACAACTTGGGGAGCGTTACTAGAGAACGAACAGTGGCGTCAGCGCTTGTGCCAACAACGACAGCAAACACAATCTTCCCAAGTGCAAGTCAATCTCAGTCGTTGGCTTGAAGGTGTATACGATACTGCTTGGGAAACAATCGAGACTCTTTTAAAGTTAAATTCCAACGCTCTAGCTTTTAATTTTAGAAGTTCTTCTGGAATTGGAGTAGCCAGAGTCAAACGAGCTAAGCTTATTGACTTAGGAATAGAAATAGAGTCTCAGAAAGTAGTCTTATTAGTTGCTTTGATACCAGAGAATAACCAACAAGTTAGTATTCGCGTGCAATTACACCCAGTCAGTGAAAAATTCTACTTACCTGATAACATTAAGATAGCTTTGCTTTTAGAATCGGGAGAAATCATTCAAGAGATACAAGCAAGAGAACAAGATAACTACGTGCAACTGAAGCTCTTCAGTGGAGAAGTAGGAGAATGTTTCAGCATCCAAGTAACGCTTAATAATTACCAGATAACAGAAAATTTCGTTATTTAG
- a CDS encoding CHASE2 domain-containing protein: MTKLVVFSLLGGDLERGFPVVTAQLWHNDQFFKIIGSLPAVPELSELYKRWQLLYEAVYRRLGSNRIKVKSQDITHISVNDFESLCQQLQIHINSWLKSESFQNIERQLRTLLSRDDEIRVIIETHITLLHRLPWHLWDFFEDYPNAEVALSNHEYASPQILQKFPTGKVKILAILGNSVGIDLNKDRSLLQKLKDSQTTFLVEPTRRELDEQLWDRDWDILFFAGHSVSLAGGEKGEIQINQTESLTISQFKHALQTAITRGLKLAIFNSCDGIGLARNLADLNIPQIIVMREPVSDLVAQQFLNNFLMSFTGGKPFFLAVREARKRLQALENEFPCASWLPVICQNPTTIPITWQALRVREAAALQHRSCNTETHSHTSIRSRISVSKTKLWTVLLSSVIVTLITISLRYLGVFQKAELQTFDQMLLLRPKEELDHRLVIVEITEKDIQSRQGITTGLKSISDSTLAELLNKLQQYQPRVVGLDIYRDFTDPSDKLKPIQLATELSQENVVVVCKGRDSKHDPQGVKPPQKVPVERQGFTDAIQDPDGIIRRQILMMRQEPSSPCATERSLSLQLAARYLFYENIQLDLDEDYIQFGSKVFKRLKFGRSGGYQQGVDLGGIQILVNYRDVNYQSVSLEDVLSDRVNLDFFKDKVVLIGVIANTVGDTWRTPYSEARQDYQETPGVYIQAQMVSQMLSAVLDEQPILWVLPDCGDILWIWGWASVSGLIAWNVRSRSARLPLGASLLNGGCAIVATVIILYGVCAIALCTAPSWSIAFFQPGAWLPFLPTAFAVVTSSLVVLSVQSR, encoded by the coding sequence ATGACTAAACTAGTCGTATTTAGTTTGTTAGGAGGAGATTTAGAGCGAGGCTTTCCTGTTGTCACGGCTCAACTTTGGCATAACGACCAATTTTTTAAAATTATAGGGAGTTTACCAGCCGTACCAGAACTCAGCGAACTCTATAAAAGATGGCAGTTGCTCTATGAAGCTGTCTATCGACGGTTGGGTAGCAATCGTATCAAAGTAAAGTCACAAGATATCACTCATATTTCTGTAAATGATTTCGAGAGCCTGTGCCAACAACTACAAATACATATTAATAGCTGGTTAAAATCCGAATCCTTCCAAAATATTGAACGGCAATTACGAACTCTACTCAGTCGAGATGATGAAATTAGAGTCATTATTGAAACTCACATAACACTACTACATCGATTACCATGGCATTTATGGGATTTTTTTGAGGATTACCCCAACGCTGAGGTTGCGTTGAGCAATCATGAGTATGCGTCTCCTCAAATATTGCAAAAATTTCCTACAGGTAAAGTTAAGATTTTGGCAATTTTAGGTAACAGTGTTGGTATCGATCTTAATAAAGACCGTTCTTTGTTGCAAAAGTTAAAAGATAGCCAAACTACCTTTCTGGTCGAACCTACACGTCGAGAATTGGACGAACAACTGTGGGATCGAGATTGGGATATTCTGTTTTTTGCAGGGCATAGTGTCAGCCTTGCAGGTGGTGAAAAAGGGGAAATTCAGATCAACCAGACCGAGAGTTTAACAATTTCTCAGTTTAAACACGCTCTTCAGACAGCAATTACACGAGGTTTAAAACTCGCAATTTTCAACTCTTGTGATGGAATTGGTTTGGCTCGAAATTTGGCAGATTTGAATATTCCTCAAATAATTGTCATGCGCGAACCAGTATCAGATTTGGTGGCGCAGCAATTCTTGAACAATTTTCTAATGTCTTTTACAGGTGGAAAGCCATTTTTCCTTGCTGTACGAGAAGCGCGGAAAAGACTTCAAGCATTGGAAAATGAATTTCCGTGTGCTAGTTGGTTACCCGTTATTTGTCAAAATCCTACAACTATCCCGATAACTTGGCAAGCGTTACGCGTTCGCGAAGCGGCGGCTTTGCAGCATCGCTCCTGTAACACCGAGACTCACAGTCATACTTCGATCCGGAGCAGAATTTCGGTTTCAAAAACTAAACTATGGACTGTACTGCTAAGTAGTGTTATTGTTACTCTCATAACGATAAGTTTAAGATATTTGGGGGTTTTTCAGAAAGCTGAACTGCAAACCTTTGACCAAATGCTGCTCTTGCGACCAAAGGAAGAGTTAGACCACAGGTTGGTCATTGTTGAAATTACTGAGAAAGACATTCAATCCCGACAAGGAATAACAACAGGACTAAAATCCATTTCGGATAGTACGTTAGCCGAACTACTTAACAAATTACAACAGTATCAACCGCGAGTCGTTGGATTGGATATTTATCGAGACTTTACCGATCCTTCAGATAAATTAAAGCCGATACAACTTGCAACTGAACTAAGCCAAGAAAATGTCGTTGTCGTTTGCAAAGGTAGAGATAGCAAGCACGATCCTCAAGGTGTTAAACCTCCCCAAAAAGTACCTGTAGAACGTCAGGGTTTTACTGATGCAATCCAAGATCCGGATGGTATTATCCGTCGCCAAATTCTGATGATGCGACAAGAGCCTTCTTCTCCTTGTGCAACCGAGCGATCGCTCTCGTTACAATTGGCTGCTCGTTACTTATTTTACGAAAATATTCAACTTGATTTAGATGAGGATTACATACAGTTTGGCTCTAAAGTCTTTAAACGCCTAAAGTTTGGTCGCAGTGGTGGCTATCAGCAAGGAGTAGATCTAGGCGGAATTCAAATACTTGTTAATTATCGCGATGTAAATTACCAAAGCGTTTCTCTTGAAGATGTATTGAGCGATCGAGTTAACCTTGATTTCTTTAAAGATAAAGTTGTTCTCATAGGAGTGATAGCAAACACTGTGGGCGATACTTGGCGAACTCCCTACAGCGAAGCACGGCAAGATTATCAGGAAACTCCAGGCGTATACATACAAGCGCAAATGGTTAGTCAAATGCTGAGTGCAGTTTTAGACGAACAACCAATCCTTTGGGTTTTACCTGACTGCGGTGATATTCTCTGGATATGGGGATGGGCGAGTGTGTCTGGTTTGATTGCTTGGAATGTGCGTTCGCGCTCCGCGCGGCTCCCTTTGGGAGCATCGCTGTTAAATGGGGGATGTGCCATAGTTGCTACAGTCATCATTTTATATGGAGTTTGTGCGATCGCGCTTTGTACGGCTCCTTCTTGGAGCATCGCTTTTTTCCAACCAGGAGCATGGTTACCATTTCTTCCTACAGCTTTTGCTGTGGTTACAAGCAGTTTGGTTGTGTTATCAGTTCAAAGTCGGTGA